The following coding sequences are from one Portunus trituberculatus isolate SZX2019 chromosome 6, ASM1759143v1, whole genome shotgun sequence window:
- the LOC123517921 gene encoding uncharacterized protein LOC123517921, giving the protein MAPRRQPATLQQQCVNHLACRLDHLCDQHAHAHTHAHLLAAAAHLDAVLPTALQAAIGEEVLVLTEARQVTPSPAHVRVLLLLRAQRLSASGSVVQSGVFEEGANGSHLEALTLLYGGCGGRAAHLYSFLHTAAALTTLVCTDFCDNTMIDIVARTCPRLHLLDLRGCYDVTDEGMVLLCGLQQGLRGSLEALGRGDVLRPTAPCCASLREIKLTMTKVTEAGVAIILLVLTDIHILRVPDVRMEKLFSFLQTLDHKDVQCNLREFHSREILNEFQLEVLVGLCPNLQYLQVSFTGTPDMDLARLRLLPRLQKLRRAKFADVNCDALEWFLREAGARLTHLFLYTYHTRFSQQKLSISRRHLQVLASHCPHLQALCLDGYILGEDADLPHRPPHHADLHYFRELTCLQVASMKLSEEDLQVFLAQSRDLRVLELVLHNPHVLHDRLLCDLLDAGVWTKLAKIRVLNSPLTSRALARLVAECPRLRELGCLYTWLVPKEHVAKFKHNVRTQNFDIEIY; this is encoded by the exons ATGGCGCCGCGCCGCCAGCCGGCCACGCTGCAGCAGCAGTGCGTGAATCACCTGGCCTGTCGCCTCGACCACCTGTGTGACcagcacgcccacgcccacacccacgcccacctGTTGGCCGCCGCCGCACACCTGGACGCCGTGCTGCCCACGGCCCTGCAGGCTGCCATAG GAGAAGAGGTGCTGGTGCTGACGGAGGCGCGGCAGGTGACGCCCTCCCCGGCTCACGTgcgtgtgctgctgctgctgcgggcACAGCGGCTGTCTGCCAGCGGGTCTGTAGTGCAGAGCGGCGTGTTTGAGGAGGGCGCCAATGGTTCGCACCTGGAGGCCCTGACGCTGCTGTACGGGGGCTGCGGGGGGCGCGCCGCACATCTGTACAGCTTCCTGCACACCGCGGCGGCGCTCACCACGCTGGTGTGCACTGATTTCTGCGACAACACCATGATTGACATCGTAGCGCGCACCTGCCCGCGCCTGCACCTGCTGGACCTGCGCGGCTGCTACGACGTGACGGACGAGGGCATGGTGCTGCTGTGTGGGCTGCAGCAGGGCCTGCGGGGCAGCCTGGAGGCGCTGGGGCGCGGGGACGTGCTGCGGCCCACAGCTCCGTGCTGCGCCTCGCTGCGGGAGATCAAGCTGACCATGACCAAGGTGACGGAGGCGGGCGTGGCCATCATCTTGCTGGTGCTGACGGACATACACATCCTGCGCGTGCCGGACGTCAGGATGGAGAAGCTGTTCAGCTTCCTGCAGACTCTGGACCACAAGGACGTGCAGTGCAACCTGCGGGAGTTCCACTCGCGCGAGATTCTCAACGAGTTCCAGCTGGAGGTGCTGGTGGGCCTGTGTCCCAACCTGCAGTACCTCCAGGTCTCCTTCACCGGCACACCTGACATGGACCTGGCGCGCTTGCGCCTGCTGCCACGCCTGCAGAAGTTGCGCCGTGCCAAATTCGCCGACGTAAACTGCGACGCCCTGGAGTGGTTCCTGCGCGAGGCGGGGGCGCGGCTCACGCACCTCTTCCTGTACACGTACCACACCAGGTTCTCGCAGCAGAAGCTGAGCATCAGCCGCCGCCACCTGCAGGTGCTGGCCTCGCACTGCCCGCACCTGCAGGCGCTGTGTCTGGACGGCTACATCCTGGGCGAGGACGCAGACCTGCCGCACCGCCCGCCCCACCACGCCGACCTCCACTACTTCCGCGAGCTGACGTGCCTGCAGGTGGCCTCCATGAAGCTGTCCGAGGAGGACCTGCAGGTGTTCCTGGCGCAGAGCCGCGACCTGCGCGTGCTGGAGCTGGTGCTGCACAACCCGCACGTGCTGCACGACCGCTTGCTGTGTGACCTGCTGGACGCCGGCGTGTGGACCAAGCTGGCCAAGATCCGCGTCCTTAACTCCCCGCTCACCAGCCGCGCCCTGGCCCGCCTGGTGGCCGAGTGTCCGCGCCTCAGGGAGCTGGGCTGCCTCTACACCTGGCTGGTGCCCAAGGAACACGTGGCGAAGTTCAAGCACAACGTCAGGACGCAGAACTTTGACATCGAGATATActag
- the LOC123517295 gene encoding uncharacterized protein F13E9.13, mitochondrial-like, which produces MAAARFSELFRVSRAAVIAMVHVRALPGTPLAHHNVGDLVKRARREAEIYVEAGVDAILVENMFDLPYVKGDQLGPEVVACMTRVCHEVRCVTPPHLPCGVQVLAGGNQAAIAIAQASNFQFVRAEGFVFGHVGDEGLTEACAGPLLRYRRAVGAEEVLVLADIKKKHCAHAMTGDVTIGETAGAAQFFLADGVVVTGAATGAEADTEELQEVLESVDLPVLVGSGVTRDNVHTYIRAHGLIVGSHFKEGGRWTGEVEPERVRQFTELVKRLREQVKD; this is translated from the exons ATGGCTGCGGCGAGGTTTTCCGAGTTGTTCCGAGTGTCCAGGGCTGCGGTGATTGCCATGGTGCACGTGAGAGCCCtgcctg GCACCCCTCTGGCCCACCACAATGTTGGGGACTTGGTGAAGAGGGCAAGGAGGGAGGCTGAAATCTATGTGGAGGCTGGCGTG GACGCAATACTGGTTGAGAACATGTTTGACCTGCCGTACGTGAAGGGTGACCAGCTGGGCCCGGAGGTGGTGGCCTGCATGACCCGGGTGTGTCACGAAGTCAGGTGTGTCACCCCCCCACACCTGCCTTGTGGGGTGCAG GTACTAGCGGGGGGCAACCAGGCAGCCATCGCCATTGCCCAGGCTAGCAATTTTCAGTTTGTGAGAGCAGAGGGGTTTGTGTTTGGCCATGTGGGTGACGAGGGACTGACCGAGGCGTGCGCTGGCCCCCTCCTGCGCTACCGGAGGGCTGTGGGGGCTGAGGAGGTGCTGGTGCTGGCCGATATTAAGAAGAAACATTg tGCCCATGCCATGACAGGGGACGTCACCATAGGGGAGACGGCAGGGGCGGCGCAGTTCTTCCTTgccgatggtgtggtggtgacaggggcGGCGACAGGGGCTGAGGCTGACACGGAAGAGCTGCAGG AGGTGCTGGAGAGTGTTGACCTGCCGGTGCTGGTTGGGTCAGGGGTCACCAGGGACaatgtacacacatacatacgtgcACATGGTCTCATTGTGGGGTCTCACTTCAAGGagggtggcag gtggacaggtgaggtgGAGCCAGAGAGAGTGAGGCAGTTCACTGAGCTCGTTAAGAGGCTGAGAGAACAGGTAAAGGACTAA